A genomic stretch from Kribbella jejuensis includes:
- a CDS encoding ATP-binding protein: MAQGLQSPIGRILPRRATAAVTDALGDTRVVLVNGARQCGKSTLVAQIAAEHGAQWRSLDRATTRQAATYDPTEFVADADPMVIDEVQRVPELLLAIKEAVDTDPRPGRFLLTGSARLLGLRGLPDALPGRMETIELWPLSQGEIGEQPDGFVDAVFALGPELRHSSTETRPGYIERITRGGFPEAVARTARRRERFFDSYVADLINRDVLQLSEIERGPEMRALTRLVAARSGQLLVPGALGNDLGLPQPTVKRYLGLLEEVFLIKRIPAWSRNLNTRAVGTPKVAMVDSGIAANLLGMDAESLRRPDRPLGALLEGFVAMEIARQLSWSKQRAELYHYRTRDQVEVDIVLENRQGQVVAIDVKAASTVKAEDFRGIRHLSTRLGADLVAGIVLYTGQQTLPFGPQFRAVPISALWETAQVG, from the coding sequence ATGGCACAAGGGCTGCAGTCGCCGATCGGGCGAATTCTGCCGCGGCGCGCGACCGCCGCGGTGACGGACGCGCTCGGGGACACACGCGTGGTTCTCGTGAACGGCGCGCGGCAATGTGGCAAGAGCACGCTGGTCGCGCAGATTGCTGCTGAACACGGAGCCCAGTGGCGGAGCCTGGATCGCGCGACGACGCGACAGGCAGCGACGTACGACCCGACCGAGTTCGTCGCCGATGCCGACCCCATGGTCATCGACGAGGTGCAGCGGGTGCCGGAGTTGCTGCTGGCGATCAAGGAGGCGGTCGACACCGACCCCAGGCCAGGTCGATTCCTGCTGACCGGATCGGCGCGGCTGCTCGGCCTGCGCGGATTGCCCGACGCGCTGCCCGGTCGGATGGAGACAATCGAACTGTGGCCGCTGTCCCAGGGGGAGATCGGCGAGCAGCCGGACGGATTTGTCGACGCGGTCTTCGCACTGGGACCTGAGCTACGGCACAGTTCGACCGAGACGCGGCCCGGTTACATCGAGCGGATCACCCGCGGAGGCTTCCCTGAAGCGGTGGCGAGAACCGCTCGCCGACGAGAGCGGTTCTTCGATTCCTATGTCGCGGACCTCATCAACCGCGATGTCCTCCAATTGTCCGAGATCGAGCGGGGGCCGGAGATGCGTGCGCTCACGCGGCTCGTCGCCGCGCGGTCCGGGCAGTTGCTGGTACCAGGTGCACTGGGCAACGATCTCGGCCTGCCGCAACCAACCGTCAAGCGCTATCTCGGTTTGCTCGAGGAGGTCTTCCTGATCAAGCGGATCCCCGCCTGGTCGCGCAACCTGAACACTCGGGCCGTCGGGACCCCGAAAGTTGCGATGGTGGACTCCGGGATCGCGGCCAACCTGCTGGGGATGGATGCCGAAAGTCTCCGACGGCCGGACAGGCCGCTGGGAGCGCTGCTCGAAGGATTTGTGGCGATGGAGATCGCCCGCCAGCTGAGCTGGTCGAAGCAGCGCGCAGAGCTGTACCACTACCGCACGAGAGATCAGGTCGAGGTCGACATCGTGCTCGAGAACCGACAGGGCCAGGTCGTTGCCATTGATGTCAAGGCGGCCTCGACAGTCAAGGCCGAGGACTTCCGGGGAATCCGGCATCTCAGCACTCGGCTCGGCGCGGACCTAGTGGCCGGCATCGTGCTCTACACCGGTCAGCAGACCTTGCCTTTCGGTCCCCAGTTCCGGGCTGTGCCCATCAGCGCGCTGTGGGAGACGGCTCAGGTCGGTTAG
- a CDS encoding FGGY family carbohydrate kinase yields MTRSDGRILALDLGTSSARALVLRESDASPIPGALARHKISPAYGHDGSATLDLHEYVEGLLGCLDELEQNGHLSGIGSIVLSSQWHSIVALDNKGAARTPVITWADTRTVEIGLSTSFDEQAFHARTGTWLHRLYWTRRIPWLLASDSPAAFAGLPDLVLERLTGERVTSVSVASGTGTLDLATGAYDAEALEIAGVTADRLPPIVPTGWTGRLSKEYERRWPGLVGVPVHPPTGDGAASNVGTGGYDVGTAAVTVGTSAAVRVVHPIENSPELPWELWRYRVDDKRAVTGVAYSAAGNLHAWLTGVLRLQSDEPLGVELGGTHAIAIPFMAGTRPPANVPGGSGVYFGLSFDDNPADLLAAALQGASLEIDRGLRQLDALFNRKLDVVLGGGGIDASEWWRRCLTATFARPTTVCAEPEVGARGAAAVALGLSPAPGGKHLTPTPDDVDRIATLRTRYEALRELAVQASAI; encoded by the coding sequence ATGACGAGGAGTGACGGGCGGATCCTGGCGCTGGATCTCGGCACGTCGTCCGCGCGGGCGTTGGTACTGCGCGAGTCCGACGCGTCCCCGATCCCGGGCGCACTGGCCCGGCACAAGATCTCCCCGGCGTACGGGCACGACGGCTCGGCGACGCTGGACCTGCACGAGTACGTCGAGGGCCTGCTCGGCTGCCTCGACGAGCTCGAGCAGAACGGGCACCTCAGCGGCATCGGCTCGATCGTGCTGTCCTCGCAGTGGCACTCGATCGTTGCCCTGGACAACAAGGGGGCCGCGCGGACGCCGGTGATCACCTGGGCGGACACGCGCACGGTGGAGATCGGTCTCAGTACGTCGTTCGACGAGCAGGCGTTCCACGCCCGGACCGGGACGTGGTTGCACCGGTTGTACTGGACGCGCCGGATCCCGTGGCTGCTCGCCTCCGACTCGCCCGCGGCCTTCGCCGGTCTGCCCGATCTCGTGCTGGAGCGGCTGACCGGTGAGCGGGTGACGTCGGTGTCGGTCGCGTCGGGGACCGGAACGCTGGATCTCGCGACCGGAGCGTACGACGCCGAGGCGCTGGAGATCGCCGGCGTGACCGCGGACCGGCTGCCGCCGATCGTGCCGACCGGGTGGACCGGTCGGTTGTCGAAGGAGTACGAGCGCCGCTGGCCCGGGCTGGTCGGCGTACCCGTGCATCCGCCGACCGGCGACGGCGCCGCGTCGAACGTCGGCACCGGCGGGTACGACGTGGGCACCGCCGCGGTGACGGTCGGTACGTCGGCGGCCGTACGGGTCGTGCACCCGATCGAGAACTCGCCGGAGCTGCCGTGGGAGCTGTGGCGGTACCGGGTCGACGACAAGCGCGCGGTGACCGGCGTGGCGTACTCGGCCGCCGGCAACCTGCATGCGTGGCTGACCGGCGTACTGCGGCTGCAGTCCGACGAACCGCTCGGCGTCGAGCTCGGCGGGACGCACGCGATCGCGATCCCGTTCATGGCCGGCACCCGGCCACCCGCCAACGTACCGGGCGGCTCGGGGGTGTACTTCGGGCTCTCGTTCGACGACAACCCCGCCGACCTGCTCGCGGCCGCGCTCCAGGGCGCCTCGCTGGAGATCGACCGGGGCCTCCGTCAGCTCGACGCACTTTTCAACCGCAAGCTGGACGTCGTCCTCGGCGGCGGCGGCATCGACGCGTCCGAGTGGTGGCGCCGCTGCCTGACAGCCACGTTCGCCCGACCGACGACAGTCTGCGCCGAGCCCGAGGTCGGCGCCCGCGGCGCCGCCGCAGTAGCCCTCGGCCTGTCCCCCGCCCCCGGCGGCAAACACCTCACCCCAACCCCGGACGACGTGGACCGAATCGCCACCCTCCGCACCCGCTACGAGGCCCTACGAGAACTAGCCGTCCAAGCCTCAGCAATCTAA
- a CDS encoding aminopeptidase P family protein — protein sequence MTENAAENTAGPKTASHDNEPSPKLRAFMNSGWADSERHDLSLADVGVWAAKRRDALSQAFPGERLVVPAGTYKVRSNDTDYVFRPHTDYVWLTGNQTSDAVLVLEPNGTTGHDSVLYFRPRADRAQGEEFWRDRMYGELWAGRRPSLTETAKEFGIETRHVDQLADALKGDVPTRVRRDEDESIASLLSGARTDQLKDGEFAATLSELRLVKDAYELDQLRDAVAITHRGFSDVLAEMDKVRQYGERWIEGTFWRRARAEGNDVGYTSIAAAGPHATTLHWIENDGPVTDGTLMLLDMGVENRQLYTADITRTLPVNGEFTPRQRDLYQLVLDAQNAGIAALTPGASFRAGHEAAMEVIVHGLDAMELLPVSAEEALDPESRLYQRYTLHGVSHMLGLDVHDCAAARNEKYRQGTVQPGYVLTVEPGLYFQSDDLTVPEDLRGIGIRIEDDILITDGAPENLSEAMPRTIEGLQSWMAS from the coding sequence ATGACCGAGAACGCCGCCGAGAACACCGCTGGGCCGAAGACCGCGTCGCACGACAACGAGCCGAGCCCGAAGCTGCGCGCGTTCATGAACTCGGGGTGGGCCGACTCCGAGCGGCACGACCTGTCACTGGCCGACGTCGGGGTGTGGGCGGCGAAGCGCCGGGACGCGCTCTCGCAGGCGTTCCCCGGCGAGCGCCTGGTCGTCCCGGCCGGCACCTACAAGGTCCGCTCGAACGACACCGACTACGTTTTCCGCCCGCACACCGACTACGTGTGGCTGACCGGCAACCAGACCTCGGACGCGGTCCTGGTGCTGGAGCCGAACGGCACCACCGGCCACGACTCCGTGCTGTACTTCCGCCCGCGCGCCGACCGCGCCCAGGGCGAGGAGTTCTGGCGCGACCGGATGTACGGCGAACTCTGGGCCGGCCGCCGCCCGTCGCTGACCGAGACCGCGAAGGAGTTCGGGATCGAGACCCGGCACGTCGACCAGCTGGCCGACGCGTTGAAGGGCGACGTACCGACCCGCGTCCGCAGGGACGAGGACGAGTCGATCGCCTCGCTGCTGAGCGGCGCGCGGACGGACCAGCTGAAGGACGGGGAGTTCGCCGCGACGTTGTCCGAGCTGCGGCTTGTTAAGGACGCGTACGAGCTCGACCAGCTGCGGGACGCGGTCGCGATCACGCACCGCGGCTTCTCCGACGTCCTCGCCGAGATGGACAAGGTCCGGCAGTACGGCGAACGCTGGATCGAGGGCACGTTCTGGCGCCGCGCCCGCGCCGAGGGGAACGACGTCGGCTACACGTCGATCGCCGCGGCCGGCCCGCACGCCACCACGCTGCACTGGATCGAGAACGACGGTCCCGTCACCGACGGCACGCTGATGCTGCTGGACATGGGCGTGGAGAACCGGCAGCTGTACACCGCCGACATCACCCGGACGCTGCCGGTGAACGGCGAGTTCACCCCGCGGCAGCGCGACCTGTACCAGCTGGTCCTCGACGCGCAGAACGCCGGCATCGCGGCGCTGACCCCGGGTGCGTCGTTCCGCGCCGGGCACGAGGCTGCGATGGAGGTCATCGTCCACGGTCTCGACGCGATGGAGCTGCTGCCGGTTTCGGCCGAGGAGGCGCTCGACCCGGAGAGCCGCCTGTACCAGCGGTACACGCTGCACGGCGTCAGCCACATGCTCGGCCTCGACGTCCATGACTGCGCCGCGGCCCGCAACGAGAAGTACCGGCAGGGGACGGTGCAGCCGGGGTACGTGCTCACCGTCGAGCCCGGTCTGTACTTCCAGTCCGACGACCTCACCGTCCCGGAGGACCTGCGCGGCATCGGCATCCGGATCGAGGACGACATCCTGATCACCGACGGCGCCCCGGAAAACCTCTCCGAGGCCATGCCGCGCACGATCGAAGGCCTGCAGAGCTGGATGGCTTCTTAG
- the panD gene encoding aspartate 1-decarboxylase yields the protein MWREMMKSKVHRATVTQADLDYVGSCTLDADLMDAADLLPGEKVDIVDVTNGQRLSTYLIEGPRGTGIVGINGAAAHLIHPGDLVILIAYGMFDTAEAKVFEPSVVFVDEHNAITRISSDPAEELPDSSTLRGDRLHP from the coding sequence ATGTGGCGGGAAATGATGAAGTCGAAAGTGCACCGGGCGACGGTGACGCAGGCCGACCTGGACTACGTCGGGTCGTGCACACTGGACGCCGACCTGATGGACGCGGCCGACCTGCTGCCGGGTGAGAAGGTCGACATCGTCGACGTCACCAACGGGCAGCGGCTGTCGACGTACCTGATCGAGGGACCGCGCGGCACCGGGATCGTCGGGATCAACGGTGCGGCGGCGCACCTGATCCATCCCGGCGACCTGGTGATCCTGATCGCGTACGGGATGTTCGACACCGCCGAGGCCAAGGTCTTCGAGCCGAGCGTAGTCTTCGTGGACGAGCACAATGCGATCACCCGCATTAGCTCCGACCCCGCCGAAGAACTGCCGGACAGCAGCACGCTGCGCGGGGACCGACTGCACCCGTAG
- a CDS encoding GntR family transcriptional regulator has translation MRRPSEFTSRLVRTAAAAGEMPAVESDLRHAILTGDQPPGTPVPIDEVAAFFGVSAIPVREALKTLFGEGLVEHRPHVGYRVAELTFLEFRELYDVRQALESAALRAAAVAATAADHERIRAAHVALAGTGPAMGDREYAAATRRFHFALIEPSGMHRLIRMYETAWNITEPARPMARVPVHERAGFYTDHEQLVAAYLAADTEALVAASELHYAHLKAAIAEFADDPECFADPA, from the coding sequence ATGCGGAGACCGTCGGAGTTCACGTCGCGACTGGTGCGGACCGCGGCCGCGGCGGGGGAGATGCCGGCGGTCGAGAGTGACCTGCGGCACGCGATCCTGACCGGCGACCAGCCGCCAGGGACGCCGGTACCGATCGACGAGGTGGCAGCGTTCTTCGGCGTCAGCGCGATCCCGGTCCGGGAGGCGCTGAAGACGCTGTTCGGTGAAGGTCTGGTCGAGCACCGCCCGCACGTCGGGTACCGGGTCGCCGAGCTCACGTTCCTCGAGTTCCGCGAGCTGTACGACGTACGCCAGGCGCTGGAGTCCGCGGCGCTGCGGGCGGCCGCTGTCGCCGCGACGGCCGCGGATCACGAGCGGATCCGCGCCGCGCACGTCGCGCTGGCCGGGACGGGCCCGGCCATGGGCGACCGCGAGTACGCCGCCGCGACCCGCAGGTTCCACTTCGCGCTGATCGAACCGTCGGGGATGCACCGGCTGATCCGGATGTACGAGACCGCCTGGAACATCACCGAGCCGGCCCGGCCGATGGCGCGCGTACCGGTGCACGAGCGGGCCGGGTTCTACACCGATCACGAGCAGCTGGTCGCGGCGTACCTCGCCGCCGACACCGAGGCGCTGGTCGCGGCGTCGGAGCTGCACTACGCCCACCTGAAGGCCGCGATCGCGGAGTTCGCCGACGACCCGGAATGCTTCGCTGATCCGGCCTGA
- a CDS encoding aspartate/glutamate racemase family protein, with the protein MRIKVINPNTTASMTALIGDCARAVAGPGVTVDAVNPPHGPASIESHADDAYAVPGLLQEIVDGEAAGYDGYVIACFGDPGLKAARELARGPVVGIAEAGMRTAAYLGRGFSVVTTLARTVGHAQDLAEEYGLARQCLGIHACEIPVLALETDPHARSTILRACEEALALDGSDAIVLGCAGMADLCHDLSAELGVSVIDGVAAATATVELLVRMRLRTGKLGEFAPHPRYQDA; encoded by the coding sequence ATGCGGATCAAGGTCATCAATCCGAACACGACAGCGTCGATGACCGCGCTGATCGGCGACTGCGCCCGGGCCGTCGCCGGTCCGGGGGTCACCGTCGACGCGGTGAACCCGCCGCACGGACCGGCCTCGATCGAGAGCCACGCCGACGACGCGTACGCCGTACCGGGGCTGCTGCAGGAGATCGTCGACGGCGAGGCGGCCGGGTACGACGGGTACGTGATCGCGTGCTTCGGCGACCCCGGGCTGAAGGCGGCGCGGGAGCTCGCCCGCGGGCCGGTCGTCGGAATCGCGGAGGCCGGGATGCGGACGGCGGCGTACCTGGGCCGCGGGTTCAGCGTCGTCACCACGCTCGCCCGGACCGTTGGTCACGCCCAGGATCTGGCCGAGGAGTACGGCCTGGCGCGGCAGTGTCTCGGGATCCACGCGTGTGAGATCCCGGTGCTCGCCCTCGAGACCGATCCGCACGCCCGGTCCACGATCCTGCGCGCGTGCGAGGAGGCGCTCGCGCTGGACGGCTCCGATGCGATCGTGCTCGGCTGCGCGGGGATGGCCGACCTGTGCCACGACCTGTCGGCCGAGCTCGGGGTGAGCGTGATCGACGGCGTGGCGGCCGCGACCGCCACGGTCGAGCTGCTGGTGCGGATGCGGCTACGAACCGGCAAACTCGGCGAGTTCGCGCCGCATCCCCGCTACCAGGACGCCTAA
- a CDS encoding NCS1 family nucleobase:cation symporter-1, producing MATESRVPDDLVQAAGYPAEPAGTLAPPPRDYHPRLTNQDLAPLKEQTWRSYNIFAFWMSDVHSVGGYLTAGSLFALGLTSWQVFVCLIAGICIVQFFCNLVAKPSQQAGVPYPVISRVSFGVLGANIPAIIRGLIAVAWYGVQTFLAAESLNIVFLKLWPALGPWADAKVHGFAGLSALGYVSFAILWVAQAALFWRGMETIRKFIDLAGPAVYVTMLLLCGYLLVKSGFHIDLNLSNHTLTGWAAIGTMLSAIALVVSYFSGPMLNFGDFARYGNSFKSVRRGNFWGLPINFVFFSLLTVLTAGATVPVYGELLTDPIKTVERIDSTFAILLGALTFVTATVGINIVANFISPAFDFSHVSPQKISWRMGGMIAAVGSVLLTPWNWYNNDTAIHYTLGILGALIGPLFGILIADFYLIRKQKLLVGDMFTLDKDGAYYYRKGYNPVAIRSVIVAGVVSVASVLVPRWIGEGLWISDYSWFIGCGVGFAIYTVLARRAGVAQGQA from the coding sequence ATGGCGACCGAATCCCGTGTACCCGACGACCTCGTCCAGGCGGCAGGCTATCCGGCGGAGCCGGCCGGAACGCTGGCGCCGCCGCCGCGCGACTACCATCCGCGGCTGACCAACCAGGACCTGGCACCGCTGAAGGAACAGACCTGGCGCAGCTACAACATCTTCGCGTTCTGGATGTCCGACGTGCACAGCGTCGGTGGGTACCTGACCGCGGGCAGCCTGTTCGCGCTCGGCCTGACCAGCTGGCAGGTGTTCGTCTGCCTGATTGCCGGGATCTGCATCGTCCAGTTCTTCTGCAACCTGGTCGCCAAACCGAGCCAGCAGGCCGGTGTTCCGTACCCGGTGATCAGCCGGGTCTCGTTCGGTGTCCTCGGCGCGAACATCCCGGCGATCATCCGCGGCCTGATCGCCGTCGCCTGGTACGGCGTCCAGACGTTCCTGGCCGCGGAATCGCTGAACATCGTGTTCCTCAAGCTGTGGCCGGCACTCGGCCCGTGGGCGGACGCGAAGGTACACGGGTTCGCGGGGCTGTCGGCGCTCGGCTACGTGAGCTTCGCGATCCTGTGGGTCGCGCAGGCCGCGCTGTTCTGGCGCGGCATGGAGACGATCCGCAAGTTCATCGACCTGGCCGGCCCCGCGGTGTACGTGACGATGCTGCTGCTCTGCGGGTACCTGCTGGTCAAGTCCGGCTTCCACATCGACCTCAACCTGTCCAACCACACCCTGACCGGCTGGGCCGCGATCGGCACGATGCTCAGCGCGATCGCCCTGGTGGTCTCGTACTTCTCCGGCCCGATGCTGAACTTCGGCGACTTCGCCCGGTACGGCAACAGCTTCAAGAGCGTCCGGCGCGGCAACTTCTGGGGCCTGCCGATCAACTTCGTCTTCTTCTCGCTGCTGACCGTGCTGACCGCCGGCGCCACGGTTCCGGTGTACGGCGAACTGCTGACCGACCCGATCAAGACCGTCGAGCGGATCGACAGCACGTTCGCGATCCTGCTCGGCGCGCTGACCTTCGTGACCGCGACCGTCGGGATCAACATCGTCGCGAACTTCATCTCGCCGGCGTTCGACTTCTCCCACGTCAGCCCGCAGAAGATCAGCTGGCGGATGGGCGGCATGATCGCGGCCGTCGGGTCGGTGCTGCTGACCCCGTGGAACTGGTACAACAACGACACCGCGATCCACTACACGCTCGGCATCCTCGGCGCGCTGATCGGGCCGCTGTTCGGGATCCTGATCGCGGACTTCTACCTGATCCGCAAGCAGAAACTCCTCGTCGGCGACATGTTCACGCTGGACAAGGACGGCGCGTACTACTACCGCAAGGGCTACAACCCGGTCGCGATCCGCTCCGTCATCGTCGCCGGGGTCGTCTCGGTCGCCTCGGTTCTCGTACCGCGGTGGATCGGCGAGGGCCTGTGGATCAGCGACTACAGCTGGTTCATCGGCTGCGGCGTCGGGTTCGCGATCTACACGGTCCTCGCGCGTCGCGCGGGCGTCGCCCAAGGGCAGGCATGA
- a CDS encoding alpha,alpha-trehalose-phosphate synthase (UDP-forming), giving the protein MPTPATPATRPNGRSSFVVVANRLPVDRIEMPDGSTAWRRSPGGLVTALAPVMQRHHGAWIGWTGSPDEKLDPFDDNGMHLVPVMLSAEDVQLYYEGFSNATLWPLYHDVIVAPEFHREWWESYVAVNRRFAEAAAEAADDNADVWVHDYQLQLVPAMLRRLRPDVRIGFFLHIPFPPTELFAQMPWRRQILDGLMGADLVGFQRPGAASNFARLARNRMGLRTRGDRIHLPDDRIVRAKAFPISIDVNELESLARQPETTARAAEMREEVGNPEHILLGVDRLDYTKGIRQRLRAFGELLDEKRVSVDDAVFIQVATPSRERVEQYRVLRDEIELLVGRINGEHGRIGTPAINYLHTSYSRTEMAALFRAADVAVVTPLRDGMNLVAKEYVSTRYDDTGALVLSEFAGAADEFRQAFLVNPHDINGMKDTIVDAMNTDERQLGRRMKAMRKHLAAHDVNVWAQAFLKALHDEE; this is encoded by the coding sequence ATGCCTACACCGGCTACACCGGCTACCCGGCCGAACGGCAGGAGTTCCTTCGTAGTGGTGGCCAATCGGCTACCGGTCGACCGGATCGAGATGCCCGACGGCAGCACCGCCTGGCGGCGCAGCCCCGGCGGCCTGGTGACCGCGCTGGCCCCGGTGATGCAGCGCCACCACGGCGCCTGGATCGGCTGGACCGGCAGCCCCGACGAGAAGCTGGACCCGTTCGACGACAACGGGATGCACCTGGTCCCGGTGATGCTGTCCGCCGAGGACGTCCAGCTGTACTACGAGGGCTTCTCGAACGCGACGCTCTGGCCGCTGTACCACGATGTGATCGTGGCGCCGGAGTTCCATCGTGAGTGGTGGGAGTCGTACGTCGCGGTGAACCGGCGGTTCGCGGAGGCCGCCGCGGAGGCCGCCGACGACAACGCCGACGTGTGGGTGCACGACTACCAGCTGCAGCTGGTACCGGCGATGTTACGCCGGCTGCGTCCGGACGTACGGATCGGGTTCTTCCTGCACATCCCGTTCCCGCCGACCGAGCTGTTCGCGCAGATGCCGTGGCGGCGGCAGATCCTGGACGGGCTGATGGGCGCCGACCTGGTCGGGTTCCAGCGGCCCGGTGCCGCGTCGAACTTCGCCCGGCTGGCCCGCAACCGGATGGGCCTGCGCACCCGCGGCGACCGGATCCACCTGCCCGACGACCGGATCGTGCGCGCGAAGGCGTTCCCGATCTCGATCGACGTCAACGAACTCGAGAGCCTGGCCCGCCAGCCCGAGACCACCGCCCGCGCCGCCGAGATGCGCGAAGAGGTCGGGAACCCCGAGCACATCCTGCTCGGCGTCGACCGGCTGGACTACACCAAGGGCATCCGGCAGCGGCTGCGGGCGTTCGGTGAGCTGCTGGACGAGAAGCGGGTCTCGGTCGACGACGCGGTCTTCATCCAGGTCGCCACGCCGTCGCGGGAACGGGTCGAGCAGTACCGGGTGCTGCGTGACGAGATCGAGCTGCTCGTCGGCCGGATCAACGGCGAGCACGGCCGGATCGGTACGCCGGCGATCAACTACCTGCACACCTCGTACTCGCGGACCGAGATGGCGGCACTGTTCCGGGCCGCCGACGTTGCGGTCGTGACGCCGTTGCGGGACGGTATGAACCTGGTGGCGAAGGAGTACGTGTCGACGCGGTACGACGACACCGGGGCGCTGGTACTGAGCGAGTTCGCCGGAGCGGCGGACGAGTTCCGGCAGGCGTTCCTGGTGAACCCGCACGACATCAACGGGATGAAGGACACGATTGTCGACGCGATGAACACCGACGAACGGCAGCTCGGCCGGCGGATGAAGGCGATGCGCAAGCACCTCGCGGCGCACGACGTGAACGTCTGGGCGCAGGCCTTCCTGAAGGCGCTGCATGACGAGGAGTGA
- a CDS encoding ricin-type beta-trefoil lectin domain protein — protein sequence MHVRSDGSSDRTVAYAVGAQTLYGVSMPPISNQVTIRLLVDRGQLEVFGNGGKTVVSDNVSFDSAPGSLRIQLYAAGGSVTLSSLSFSPLTSTWTPARTGTAPAGAIVSTTRQDLCVDRDVASGNGQLWTCLANSNQTWSLDSLGQLQTGGVCMGVPAGQTANFTLVNVTTCSGDSNQKWRQGNFGSLINLASGRCLDLPNADFTNGHQLQLYDCLATRNQSWVGPNYTPATGRLVWGTTSSCADRDVATNKVQIWSCNGLGNQTWSLNADGTFTSGGTCMQPAASSNGSGVTTASCTSHDTDQQWSRWSNGQLRNVASGRCLDLDSGNTTNGRQLIIWDCVGGPNQTWTGPS from the coding sequence TTGCACGTACGTTCGGACGGTTCGAGCGATCGCACGGTCGCGTACGCGGTCGGGGCACAGACCCTGTACGGCGTGTCGATGCCACCGATCTCCAACCAGGTGACGATCAGGCTGCTGGTGGACCGCGGGCAACTCGAGGTGTTCGGCAACGGCGGGAAGACGGTTGTCAGCGACAACGTCTCGTTCGACTCCGCGCCCGGCAGCCTCAGGATCCAGCTGTACGCCGCCGGTGGTTCGGTCACGCTGTCGTCGCTCAGCTTCTCGCCGCTGACGTCGACCTGGACGCCTGCTCGCACCGGTACCGCTCCCGCCGGTGCGATCGTCTCGACCACTCGGCAGGATCTGTGCGTCGATCGTGATGTTGCCTCAGGCAACGGCCAGCTGTGGACCTGCCTGGCGAACTCGAACCAGACCTGGAGTCTCGACAGCCTCGGCCAGCTGCAGACGGGCGGTGTCTGCATGGGCGTGCCGGCCGGGCAGACGGCGAACTTCACCTTGGTGAACGTCACGACCTGCTCGGGCGACAGCAATCAGAAGTGGCGCCAGGGCAACTTCGGCAGCCTGATCAACCTGGCGTCCGGGCGTTGTCTCGACCTGCCCAACGCCGACTTCACCAACGGCCACCAGCTCCAGCTCTACGACTGCCTAGCAACCCGCAACCAAAGCTGGGTCGGCCCGAACTACACACCGGCCACCGGGAGACTCGTCTGGGGTACGACGTCGTCGTGCGCCGATCGTGACGTGGCGACGAACAAGGTCCAGATCTGGAGCTGCAACGGACTCGGCAACCAGACTTGGAGCCTCAATGCCGACGGCACCTTCACCTCGGGCGGGACGTGCATGCAACCTGCCGCGTCCTCGAACGGCTCGGGGGTGACGACTGCGTCATGCACTTCCCACGACACCGATCAACAGTGGAGCCGCTGGTCGAACGGACAACTGCGCAACGTCGCCTCCGGGCGATGCCTGGACCTCGATTCCGGTAACACCACCAACGGCCGTCAGCTGATCATCTGGGACTGCGTCGGCGGCCCGAATCAGACCTGGACCGGGCCCTCCTGA